A genomic stretch from Aedes albopictus strain Foshan chromosome 2, AalbF5, whole genome shotgun sequence includes:
- the LOC134287815 gene encoding THAP domain-containing protein 3-like encodes MRRSCAVFSCANRDSNKNDNVSMYRFPADPALCEKWVEFCRSDQINEMLVLQGVAKLRSSSFCVCSDHFAKPCFVSPRNNAQGIYKGSVPTIIAGHPMLVSSFKKANQIPEYSDLVPEESEQCEEDHMTVEVLQEELDEAVEPPDAEPANVQPTQPPACDANQSSLSTAPVSGIIHPSVFDCQCEVKSEFEPKFYAERSQAVGLVEELDDTKKKIVQLRKPYRQKQRALHIVNDSIKRAKDKFRRLAKEHHITVDLVSSDEEEQNFVF; translated from the exons ATGCGTCGTAGTTGTGCGGTATTTTCCTGTGCAAATAGGGACTCCAACAAAAATGACAACGTATCCATGTACAGATTTCCTGCCGATCCTGCCTT GTGCGAAAAATGGGTTGAATTTTGCAGATCAGACCAGATCAACGAAATGCTGGTCCTGCAGGGCGTTGCTAAACTGCGAAGTTCCTCGTTCTGTGTCTGTTCGGATCACTTTGCGAAGCCGTGTTTCGTAAGTCCCAGGAACAATGCACAGGG CATTTACAAAGGAAGTGTCCCAACCATCATCGCCGGGCATCCGATGTTGGTGTCAAGCTTCAAAAAGGCCAATCAGATACCGGAGTACAGTGATCTTGTCCCCGAAGAGTCCGAACAGTGTGAAGAAGATCACATGACCGTAGAAGTGCTCCAGGAAGAACTAGATGAAGCTGTAGAACCACCCGATGCTGAGCCAGCAAACGTGCAACCAACTCAACCACCTGCTTGTGATGCCAATCAATCAAGTTTGTCCACTGCGCCAGTCAGCGGGATCATCCACCCGAGTGTATTTGACTGCCAGTGCGAAGTGAAAAGCGAATTTGAACCCAAATTCTACGCAGAGCGATCACAGGCCGTAGGTTTAGTGGAGGAATTGGATGACACCAAAAAGAAGATAGTGCAACTTAGGAAACCGTACCGACAGAAGCAAAGAGCACTCCATATAGTAAACGACAGTATCAAAAGGGCGAAAGATAAATTTCGAAGGCTAGCGAAGGAACACCACATAACGGTGGATTTGGTCTCAAGTGATGAAGAAGAACAAAATTTTGTGTTTTAA
- the LOC134287814 gene encoding uncharacterized protein LOC134287814 — MNHCSVVSCLNRKGDKRYKFFTFPSDPDRCAQWVEFCHCPEITERFTATGPYGMSKYVICSQHFDPSMVAEVIGRRVTLFPGAVPNRIGKTHMTRKMLLEKGFDLEAEPEALPDPPHIDTVLVEMLEPHEMERESAGDGANFEFIRLKSDDQQFQFEDGFKQEFVEPVEVQTSVPKKQCKICSNFKPRYEHEVQKNKRLEYLIEHNKKKLANTTTKLQKMHDRITLRKVRRDELKRKYAELKKQLAKGTLEMQQESITVESDEEEDEGSFDELTAWW, encoded by the exons ATGAATCATTGTAGCGTGGTATCGTGTTTAAACAGAAAAGGTGATAAAAGATATAAATTTTTTACCTTTCCTTCCGATCCAGACAG ATGCGCTCAATGGGTTGAATTTTGCCATTGTCCCGAGATCACCGAACGTTTTACAGCTACCGGTCCGTATGGAATGTCCAAGTATGTCATCTGTTCGCAGCACTTCGACCCTTCGATGGTAGCGGAAGTTATCGGTAGGAGAGTTACGCTTTTTCCGGGGGCCGTTCCAAATCGAATCGGAAAAACGCACATGACACGAAAGATGCTGCTCGAGAAAGGATTCGACTTGGAGGCAGAGCCTGAAGCTCTTCCTGATCCGCCTCATATCGATACGGTACTGGTCGAAATGCTCGAACCGCATGAAATGGAACGAGAATCAGCCGGAGACGGTGCAAACTTTGAATTCATACGACTGAAATCGGACGATCAGCAGTTTCAATTTGAGGATGGGTTCAAACAGGAGTTTGTAGAACCCGTTGAGGTACAAACGAGTGTACCCAAGAAACAGTGCAAAATTTGTTCGAACTTCAAACCGCGCTATGAGCACGAAGTACAGAAAAACAAACGCCTCGAATATCTAATCGAGCATAATAAAAAGAAACTGGCAAACACGACAACAAAATTGCAAAAGATGCACGATCGGATCACGTTACGGAAGGTGAGACGGGACGAACTGAAGAGGAAGTATGCGGAGTTGAAAAAGCAACTTGCTAAAGGAACACTTGAAATGCAGCAGGAATCGATAACGGTGGAGAGCGACGAAGAGGAGGACGAGGGAAGTTTCGACGAGTTGACTGCGTGGTGGTAG
- the LOC134287813 gene encoding beta-1,3-galactosyltransferase 6-like encodes MAIGRYQHLHKRTCLGMVPLFCCFLAGVCLTVLIGGTRQTCESMGARVYEPENSYFLMLLIVSAPGNVERRNAIRETYLNLRPRMLNESYQEEAIYVPLYEEGTGQLLMESVQKQRELLEGYRRWQLKKVKNIKVINFKVKTLFAVGTYGLSRSERKTIYEEQRVYNDVLELEDLQDSYGNLTTKIIQSMTHIDKVYDFKYLMKVDDDSYLKLDLISEDLLSYYEKLHQVRSRHHNPIELYWGYFKGAATVQQRGQWKESNYKLCDRYLPYALGGGYVLSKNLVTFIASYGLSLSAFKSEDMAVGTWLAPFGNIHRRHDVRFDTAWMPRKCQPYHLVLHKRTAHQMKEIYDGHQLCHNEEQPSQPQGPKEYFYDWSVPPSQCCKTFV; translated from the coding sequence ATGGCTATTGGGCGGTACCAACATCTGCACAAGCGGACCTGCCTCGGCATGGTGCCGCTGTTTTGCTGCTTCTTGGCCGGTGTGTGCCTGACGGTGCTGATCGGTGGAACGCGACAAACGTGCGAATCGATGGGGGCACGGGTGTACGAACCGGAGAATTCCTATTTTCTTATGTTGCTGATAGTGAGCGCACCGGGCAATGTGGAAAGACGGAACGCCATCAGGGAAACCTATTTGAATCTGAGGCCACGGATGTTGAACGAGAGCTACCAGGAGGAGGCGATCTATGTGCCGCTGTATGAGGAGGGAACGGGACAACTGCTGATGGAGAGTGTCCAGAAGCAACGGGAATTACTGGAAGGTTATCGGAGGTGGCAGCTGAAGAAGGTGAAAAACATAAAAGTGATTAATTTCAAGGTGAAAACGCTGTTTGCTGTAGGGACGTATGGACTGTCTCGGAGCGAAAGGAAAACCATTTACGAAGAACAGCGAGTGTACAATGACGTTTTGGAGTTGGAGGATCTGCAAGATTCGTATGGGAATTTGACAACGAAAATCATCCAGAGCATGACTCACATTGATAAAGTGTACGATTTCAAGTATTTGATGAAAGTGGATGACGACAGCTATCTGAAGTTGGACTTGATATCGGAGGATCTGCTCAGCTATTACGAAAAGCTGCATCAGGTACGATCGAGACATCACAATCCGATAGAACTATACTGGGGTTATTTCAAAGGGGCGGCTACCGTTCAACAACGCGGCCAATGGAAAGAATCCAATTATAAGCTTTGCGATCGTTATCTCCCATACGCTCTGGGAGGGGGTTATGTGTTATCTAAAAACCTTGTCACGTTTATCGCCTCTTATGGCTTATCACTCAGCGCGTTCAAAAGCGAAGATATGGCTGTAGGGACTTGGCTGGCCCCGTTCGGCAACATCCATCGGCGGCACGATGTGCGCTTCGATACGGCTTGGATGCCGCGAAAATGCCAACCCTACCATCTGGTGCTCCACAAACGGACGGCCCATCAGATGAAGGAAATCTACGACGGTCACCAGCTGTGTCACAACGAGGAACAACCATCGCAGCCCCAGGGTCCAAAAGAGTACTTTTATGATTGGAGCGTCCCACCATCCCAGTGCTGCAAGACGTTTGTGTAG